In the genome of Mesorhizobium sp. NBSH29, the window TCATCTGTCACCGGCTGAATGCGCACGCCCAGCCATCCCCGCCGCGTCTCGCCAAATTCGGAGAGTTGGTCGACCACGCCAGCCGCAAGTTGTGAGGGAATAGAGAAGCCTATTCCAATCGAGCCGCCGGATGGCGAGATAATCGCGGTGTTTATGCCGACGACCTCGCCATGCATGTTGAACAATGGTCCGCCGGAATTGCCACGGTTGATCGCTGCATCAGTCTGAATGAAATCATCGTAAGGACCGGAATTGATGTCGCGGTTGCGGGCCGAAATGATACCAACGGTAACGGTGCCACCGAGCCCGAATGGGTTGCCGATTGCCATCACCCAATCGCCGATACGCATGGCATTGGAATCACCGAATTTCACCGCCTTGAGCTTGCGCTTCGTCGGATCGACTTTCAAAACGGCGATATCAGTCTTTGTGTCCTTGCCGACGAGTTCGGCCTTCAGCTTGCCGCCATCGGCAAAATTAATTTCGATTTCGTCGGCATCGGCAATCACGTGATTGTTGGTGATCACGATGCCCTTTTCAGCGTCGACGACAAACCCCGATCCCAGCGACTGGACCTTTTGCGAACCGCCGTTACCCCCGCCTTCGCCTTGACCACCCTTGTCCTTGAAGAAATCATCAAAGAAGTCCTGGAACGGCGAGCCTTCAGGCAGTTGCGGCATCGGCACTGCGCCAGGCCCCTCGCCACCCTTTATGGTCTGCGACGTGGAAATGTTCACCACCGAATCCAGTAGGCCAGCTGCCAAATCGGCAACCGATGCAGGTCCCGCCGATGGCAGGGTGACAGCTGGAGGCTTTGCCGGCGCGGCGGTCTGCGCCAATGACGGCTGCGGTGACATGCTAACGGCAAGGCCTGCAAGCACAAGTGAGCAGGTCGTCGAGCGAAGCAGCTCGACCATGCCAGAACGGATAAAAAGCAGGTTCATGGGAAGAAGCCTCCGGCAATGGTCAGCGTTGCGCACGCGCCGCCTGAGCGACATGTGCCATGTTGGCAACAAATAGGGCCTGTTTGCGGCGCTGGCTATGCGCTGCAAACAAAAAACACTATCTACGCACCAGCCACACCACGCCCACCCCAAGCACGATTGCAACCAGACCGCCAACACGCAACGCCTGCTCGGGCGTTGTGGTCACGTCGGCGGCCAGGCGCTTGGCAACTCCGGGAAAGCCGCAATAGATCAGGCCCTCGAAAACGAGGACCAGACCTGCTGCAACCAGAAAGTCACTCACCCGCGACTATTGCGCGGTAGCCGGAGTTGGTGTCGGAGCAGCACCGCCTTTGGCGCTCCGGAAGAACCGGAAGAACTCCGAATCCGGCGACAGAACCATCGTCGTGCCCGTGTCCTGCAATGCCTCGGTATAGGCGTTCATCGAGCGATAGAACTCAAAGAATTCCGGGTCGCGCTGGAAAGCATTGGCGAACGCGGCGTTGCGCTCGGCTTCACCCTCACCGCGAAGGATTTCGGATTCCTTGCGTGCTTCGGCAACAGTTTCCACGACTTCGCGGTCAGCACGTGCCTGGATACGCTGTGCTGCTTCACGACCGCGGGCGCGTAGCCTCTCGGCCTCGGCAAGACGCTCCGCACTCATACGCTCGAACGTTTGCTGTGAAACATCCTGCGTCAGGTCGGTACGGCGAATACGCACATCCTCTATCTCGAGACCGAGCGAGGTTGCATCCGGGCGCAACTGGTCACGCACCTCGCGCATCATCGACGCACGCTCTTCTGACAGTGCCGATTCAAAACCACGCAGACCGTAGACACGGCGCAGCGCTGCATCAAAACGGGTACGGAGCCGCGCCTCGGCAAGGCTGATATCGCCCGAGACGGCCTGACGGAAACGGCGAGCATCGGAAATGCGGTACGCCATAAATGCATCCACATCATAGAACTTGCCGCCCGAGACCTGCACGCGGATATCGTCAAGGTCGAAACGCAGGACACGCTTGTCAATCATTTGCACATTGTCGGCATCCAGAAAGCCGAACGGTGCCTTGAAATAGATGCCAGGCTCGGTCTTCACGTCGACGATCTCACCGAAGCGCAGGACAATGGCCTGCTGCTTCGCGTTGACCACAAAGATAGCCGAATAAAGCAGCATCAGGATTACGGCCGCTATGACCGCGAAGATGGGAAGGCGGTTTGCCATTAATTTGTTCCTCCGCTTGGGGCGGCGGCGGGCGCACGCTTCTGCAATTCATTCAGCGGCAGGTATGGCACGACACCCTGGCCGCTGCCCTGCTCCATGATCACCTTGTTGGAACCCTTGAGCACCTTTTCCATCGTTTCGATGAAAAGTCGGTTCCGGGTCACATCCGGAGCCTTGGCGTATTCGTCATAGACCGAGATGAAACGCTGTGCCTCACCTTCTGCTTCCTGAACCACCCGGCTCTTGTAGGCAGCCGCTTCTTCGCGGATCTGCGCGGCGTTACCGCGCGCCTGGCCAAGCTGCTTGTTGGAATAGCGGTTGGCGTCCTCTACGAATTTGTCTTCGTCCTGCTCAGCGCGTTGCACTTCAGAAAACGCATCCGCCACTTCGCGCGGCGGCGAAGCATCCTCGATGGAAATCGCGTTCACCGAAAGGCCCGATCCATACTCATCAAGCGAGTTCTGGATGATACCACGTACGGCGTCGGCAATGCCCTGACGGTCATCACGGAAAATATCCTGTGCCGGGCGTTTGCCGACAGCTTCACGCATCGCGCTTTCGGCGACCTGCCGCAGCATGTCGTCGGCACCGGCAACGTTGAAGAGGTAAGCCTGCGGGTCGCTGACTTGGTAAGCCACCGAAAACTGCACGTTGACGATGTTCTGGTCACCCGAGAGCATCAGCCCGCTTGAATTGGCGTCGCGTGTGCCACCGCCGATATTGACCAGCTTTTCTGCGGTATTTGCCTTTTCGACAGTCTCGATCGGCCAGAAGTGGAAATGCAGCCCCGGCTGCGAAAGCTCTTCCTTCG includes:
- a CDS encoding DegQ family serine endoprotease; this translates as MSPQPSLAQTAAPAKPPAVTLPSAGPASVADLAAGLLDSVVNISTSQTIKGGEGPGAVPMPQLPEGSPFQDFFDDFFKDKGGQGEGGGNGGSQKVQSLGSGFVVDAEKGIVITNNHVIADADEIEINFADGGKLKAELVGKDTKTDIAVLKVDPTKRKLKAVKFGDSNAMRIGDWVMAIGNPFGLGGTVTVGIISARNRDINSGPYDDFIQTDAAINRGNSGGPLFNMHGEVVGINTAIISPSGGSIGIGFSIPSQLAAGVVDQLSEFGETRRGWLGVRIQPVTDEIAESLGMATAKGALVAGVIKGGPVDNGSVQAGDVIIKFDGKDVKDVRDLPRVVAESPVGKAVDVMIVRKGEEKTVKVTLGRLEDGEKTMADSEGAKLDDGTAPDEQGAVSTANVLGMTIAELDDAARKQFGISDDVSGVVVTEVAKDSPAAERGIQAGEVITEIAQESVASPKDVMDQIGKAKEQGRKNALLMLASKTGELRFLTLRMD
- the hflK gene encoding FtsH protease activity modulator HflK → MPWNNQSGGGGGGGPWGAGGGGNGGGPWGQGPRGPGGPQGSPPDLEDLIRRGQDRLKRALPGGGGGGVNPAMLALIGVVLAVFWVFQAVYTVQPDELAVELRFGKPKEELSQPGLHFHFWPIETVEKANTAEKLVNIGGGTRDANSSGLMLSGDQNIVNVQFSVAYQVSDPQAYLFNVAGADDMLRQVAESAMREAVGKRPAQDIFRDDRQGIADAVRGIIQNSLDEYGSGLSVNAISIEDASPPREVADAFSEVQRAEQDEDKFVEDANRYSNKQLGQARGNAAQIREEAAAYKSRVVQEAEGEAQRFISVYDEYAKAPDVTRNRLFIETMEKVLKGSNKVIMEQGSGQGVVPYLPLNELQKRAPAAAPSGGTN
- a CDS encoding DUF2065 domain-containing protein, whose amino-acid sequence is MSDFLVAAGLVLVFEGLIYCGFPGVAKRLAADVTTTPEQALRVGGLVAIVLGVGVVWLVRR
- the hflC gene encoding protease modulator HflC, which encodes MANRLPIFAVIAAVILMLLYSAIFVVNAKQQAIVLRFGEIVDVKTEPGIYFKAPFGFLDADNVQMIDKRVLRFDLDDIRVQVSGGKFYDVDAFMAYRISDARRFRQAVSGDISLAEARLRTRFDAALRRVYGLRGFESALSEERASMMREVRDQLRPDATSLGLEIEDVRIRRTDLTQDVSQQTFERMSAERLAEAERLRARGREAAQRIQARADREVVETVAEARKESEILRGEGEAERNAAFANAFQRDPEFFEFYRSMNAYTEALQDTGTTMVLSPDSEFFRFFRSAKGGAAPTPTPATAQ